One Phaseolus vulgaris cultivar G19833 chromosome 2, P. vulgaris v2.0, whole genome shotgun sequence DNA window includes the following coding sequences:
- the LOC137811566 gene encoding uncharacterized protein translates to MRYVEDKGCYNNHGPTQEISSNSVVCSEFHKGKDATRISHHHRTSMGKPTPSKWDDAQKWLVGLSKGGEKSHSKNRPRNSNADDLRLIAPVPQKEHDYSSNEKEEEDNDACHDFMTTASSNAIAAQYEADAKRVECDESNWRNNIKPSENTIQVQSICFRDMGTEMTPIASQEPSRTGTPIRATTPATRSPIHSGTSTPMRGQNGLQVVEGDRETARHSAEGSTSPCKRIEDQARKWGPLESRAMAWDEAERAKYMARFKREEVKIQAWENHQIRKAEMEMKKMEVKAERMKALAQERFANKLASTKRKAEEKRANAQVKMNDKALRTTERVDYIRRTGHVPSSFSFTFKLPSMCW, encoded by the exons ATGAGATACGTAGAAGACAAAGGGTGCTATAACAACCATGGACCAACACAAGAGATCTCAAGTAACAGTGTTGTGTGTTCAGAGTTTCACAAAGGAAAGGATGCGACTCGTATCTCCCACCACCATCGAACATCCATGGGAAAACCAACCCCTTCTAAGTGGGACGATGCACAAAAGTGGCTTGTGGGGTTGTCAAAAGGAGGAGAGAAAAGCCACTCCAAGAACAGACCAAGAAACTCAAACGCAGATGATTTGAGACTGATAGCTCCTGTGCCACAGAAGGAGCATGATTACTCAAGTAATGAGAAGGAAGAGGAAGACAATGATGCATGTCATGATTTCATGACCACAGCTAGTTCCAATGCCATTGCTGCTCAATACGAAGCTGATGCCAAAAGGGTAGAATGTGACGAGTCAAATTGGAGAAACAATATTAAGCCTTCAGAAAACACAATCCAAGTCCAATCAATATGTTTCAGAGACATGGGGACTGAGATGACACCAATTGCTAGTCAAGAGCCTTCAAGAACTGGCACCCCAATCAGAGCCACAACTCCTGCAACTCGAAGCCCCATTCATTCAGGGACTTCAACTCCAATGAGGGGTCAAAATGGGTTACAAGTTGTGGAGGGTGACCGAGAAACTGCTAGGCACAGTGCAGAAGGATCAACGAGCCCTTGCAAGAGGATTGAAGATCAAGCTAGAAAGTGGGGTCCTCTAGAAAGCCGAGCAATGGCTTGGGATGAGGCAGAACGTGCCAAATATATGGCCAG GTTCAAGCGGGAAGAGGTGAAGATTCAAGCTTGGGAGAATCACCAGATTAGAAAAGCTGAAATGGAGATGAAGAAAATGGAG GTGAAAGCTGAGAGAATGAAAGCTTTGGCACAAGAAAGGTTTGCAAATAAACTGGCTTCGACTAAGAGGAAAGCCGAAGAGAAACGAGCAAATGCACAGGTGAAGATGAATGACAAGGCTTTGAGGACTACCGAAAGGGTAGACTATATACGAAGAACAGGACATGTgccttcttctttctctttcacCTTTAAGTTGCCTTCCATGTGTTGGTAG
- the LOC137811574 gene encoding uncharacterized protein: MHSSISSNYPLISAFVAFALAQSIKFFTTWFKERRWDLKQLVGSGGMPSSHSATVSALAAAIGFQEGLEGPLFATSLVFACTVMYDATGVRLQAGRQAEVLNQIVYELPAEHPLAESIPLRELLGHTPSQVIVGGILGLFTSVSLLRPLTTN; encoded by the exons ATGCATTCATCAATCTCTTCCAATTACCCTCTCATTTCTGCCTTTGTTGCTTTTGCCCTTGCCCAATCCATCAAGTTCTTCACCACCTG GTTTAAGGAAAGAAGATGGGATCTTAAGCAATTAGTTGGGTCTGGAGGAATGCCATCATCTCATTCAGCAACTGTGTCTGCTCTTGCAGCTGCCATTGGGTTTCAAGAAGGCCTTGAAGGACCTCTTTTTGCTACTTCCTTGGTTTTCGCTTGTACT GTGATGTATGATGCAACTGGTGTAAGATTGCAAGCAGGACGCCAAGCAGAG GTTCTAAACCAAATTGTGTATGAACTTCCTGCTGAGCATCCTCTTGCTGAAAGCATACCACTTCGTGAACTTCTTGGGCACACACCCTCTCAG GTGATTGTGGGAGGGATCCTTGGACTCTTCACGTCAGTTAGCCTTCTAAGACCCCTCACTACAAATTGA